From Candidatus Schekmanbacteria bacterium, one genomic window encodes:
- a CDS encoding ABC transporter ATP-binding protein, producing the protein MNYLLIENISKSFSDSSILKKISFEVEKGEFCVILGPSGCGKTTLLKIIAGIERQDSGKIFLENDISNIPPQRRNIAMVFQSYALYPHMSIFENMAFPLKMQKMGKKEIEERVISTAKLLKIENHLKKKPRQLSGGERQRVALGRAIVRNPKLFLFDEPLSNLDARLRSKMRREIIDLHNKLQTTIIYVTHDQFEAMTMADKIILLNKGEIQQIGTPDELYNSPKNLFTAQFIGTPEINLIEGYLVNEEGRFFFKSGNFSLEIGTSTKLKEIEGEKIIMGIRSESFYIDKGNIRGKIRNLENLGSEILAYIDIEGLEKKLVIKCPKQFQGKTGSDIALDIKMKEIHFFKDEENVWSGCNS; encoded by the coding sequence ATGAATTACTTATTGATCGAAAATATATCGAAATCATTTTCAGATTCATCAATACTGAAAAAAATAAGTTTCGAAGTCGAAAAAGGAGAGTTTTGTGTAATACTCGGTCCCTCGGGATGTGGTAAAACTACTCTTTTAAAGATTATAGCAGGCATCGAGCGTCAAGACAGCGGTAAGATCTTCTTGGAAAATGATATTTCAAATATTCCTCCGCAAAGAAGAAATATTGCAATGGTATTTCAAAGCTATGCCCTTTATCCCCATATGTCAATATTTGAAAATATGGCTTTCCCCTTAAAAATGCAGAAAATGGGAAAAAAAGAAATAGAAGAACGAGTAATTTCCACGGCAAAACTATTAAAAATAGAGAATCATCTAAAGAAAAAACCCCGACAATTATCAGGAGGAGAGAGACAGCGAGTAGCGCTCGGCAGGGCTATTGTGAGAAATCCCAAACTATTTCTTTTTGATGAACCACTTTCGAATCTCGATGCCCGCCTTCGCTCAAAAATGAGAAGAGAAATAATTGACCTCCATAACAAATTACAAACCACAATAATCTATGTAACTCATGATCAATTTGAAGCTATGACAATGGCAGACAAGATTATCTTACTCAACAAAGGAGAAATACAACAGATAGGCACTCCAGATGAACTCTATAATTCACCTAAAAATCTTTTTACAGCACAATTCATAGGCACTCCTGAAATAAATCTTATCGAAGGATATTTAGTGAATGAAGAAGGAAGATTTTTCTTCAAGAGCGGAAATTTTTCACTGGAAATTGGAACCTCAACGAAACTTAAAGAAATTGAAGGGGAAAAAATAATTATGGGAATACGATCTGAATCATTTTATATAGACAAAGGAAATATTAGGGGAAAAATAAGAAACTTGGAAAATTTAGGTTCAGAGATCCTTGCATACATCGATATTGAAGGACTCGAAAAAAAGTTGGTTATTAAATGTCCCAAGCAATTTCAGGGAAAAACGGGAAGCGATATAGCTTTAGACATAAAAATGAAGGAAATCCATTTCTTTAAAGATGAAGAAAATGTGTGGTCAGGGTGTAATTCATAG
- a CDS encoding DUF3365 domain-containing protein yields the protein MNQSTAQYRIKIYLVFLLCLFFTVDAISLYINVKKTRQQFHTFAQNRGQAFFKAFVVARRWNAMHGGVYIFVTENSQPNVYLEDPLRDIETKEGMKLTKVNPAYMTRMISEYLKNDSEVHIHLTSLKPLNPSNKPDQWEAKMLKKFEEGMSEVSDVTNQKGVEIFRYMAPLLVEESCLKCHEKQGYKIGDVRGGLSVSFPYTSYQNATSEALKRIYIIHILFFIIFALIIYYLGRFIVRNIAALEESIAHINQLEGILPICSSCKKIKDEKGEWQMLESYMRRSSDVKFSHGLCPDCAKKLYPDYYKNDLGKKGSDDL from the coding sequence ATGAATCAAAGTACAGCTCAATACCGCATTAAGATTTATCTTGTTTTCCTATTGTGCTTGTTTTTTACAGTCGATGCAATTTCACTTTATATCAATGTTAAAAAAACACGCCAACAGTTTCATACATTTGCACAAAATAGAGGCCAAGCATTTTTCAAGGCTTTTGTCGTAGCACGGCGGTGGAATGCTATGCATGGAGGAGTTTATATATTTGTTACGGAAAATTCCCAGCCGAATGTGTATCTTGAAGACCCTTTGAGAGATATTGAAACTAAAGAAGGAATGAAGCTTACAAAGGTAAATCCTGCATATATGACAAGAATGATATCGGAATATCTTAAAAACGATTCCGAAGTTCATATTCACTTGACCAGCCTAAAACCTTTGAATCCCTCAAATAAACCTGATCAATGGGAAGCTAAGATGCTGAAAAAATTTGAAGAGGGTATGAGTGAAGTTTCTGATGTAACAAATCAAAAGGGGGTTGAAATTTTTCGCTATATGGCTCCACTTCTTGTTGAAGAATCCTGCCTAAAATGCCATGAGAAACAAGGTTATAAAATAGGCGATGTTAGAGGAGGACTCAGTGTTAGTTTCCCATATACATCATATCAAAATGCCACATCGGAAGCATTAAAAAGAATCTATATTATTCATATACTTTTTTTTATTATTTTTGCTCTGATAATTTATTATCTCGGACGCTTTATTGTGAGAAATATAGCGGCCCTTGAAGAAAGTATTGCGCATATCAATCAACTTGAAGGAATTTTGCCCATATGTTCATCGTGTAAGAAAATCAAGGATGAGAAAGGTGAATGGCAGATGCTTGAATCATATATGAGAAGAAGTAGTGATGTGAAATTTTCGCATGGGCTCTGTCCTGATTGCGCGAAGAAACTATATCCTGATTATTACAAAAATGATTTGGGAAAAAAGGGTTCTGATGATTTGTAA